DNA from Paludisphaera mucosa:
AAGCCCATCGCGTTGGCGACGAGGTTGGAGGGGAAGCTCTCGCGGGTCGTGTTGTACTGCTGGACGGTGTTGTTGAAGACCTGGCGGGATGAGGCGATCAGGTTCTCGGTGCTGCTCAGCTCTTGCTGGAGGGCCAGCATGTTCTGGTTCGCCTTGAGGTCGGGGTAGGCCTCGGCGACGGCGAAGAGGCGGCCGAGGACGCCGTTGAGCTGGGTCTCGGCGGCGGCCAGGCCGGCCATCGACGAGGGGTCGCCGGGGTTGGCGGCGGCCGTCCGGCTCGCGGCCAGGGCCGAGTTGCGGGCCTGCACGACGGCTTCGAGGGTCTGCCGTTCGTGGTTCAGGTAGCCCTTCGCGGTCTCGATCAGGTTGGGGATCAGGTCGTACCGCCGCTTGAGCTGGACGTCGATCTGGCTGAACGCCGCCTTGTAGCGGTTGCGGAGGGCGACCAGGCTGTTGAACGCCATCGCGATCCAGCCCAGGACCGCCACCACGACGACGGCCACCACCACGAGGACGCCCGTAATTCCCGAAAACATGGCTGCCTTCCCCCGTTCGCGACCCGCCGGCGCTGCGAAACGACTCGATCACGGCCTCGAACGGCCGCGTTGCTAACGATCTTGCGGCCCGCGCAGGGCCCGTTCAAGACGGAAGTTCGCTGGGACGGGCGGATTATGGGACGGGCGTCCCGATTTCCCGCAAAGGCCGAGCGGCCTCCGAGGAATTCGCGCTTCCTCCGGCGCGGGGCGAACTTCCGCGCATGCTCGCGTTCCCGGCGGCGGCCGCGTCGATTAGAATCTCGCCCGCGGTCGGGAAGACCGCGAATCAGTCGCTGGCGGAAGGACTCCGAAACGCATGCACCGACTGTCCCGCAGGGAGTGGACGGCCGCGGCCCTGGGCATCGGCCTTTCGGGGCTGTCCGGTTGCGCCGCGATGCGTCGGAACGCACTGTCTCCCGACCTCCGCCCCTGCACCGACGAGTACGCCTACACGAAGGACGGCTGGCGGCTGGGGGTTCGGCGCTATCGGCCCGACCGCCCCGAGCCGGGCAAGCTGCCGGTGGTCCTCTGCCACGGCCTCGGGCTCAACGCCACCTTCTGGACGATCACCGACGATCACCTTCCCGGCCGCCTCGCGGCCGGCGGCTACGACGTCTTCCTGTTCGACCTCCGCGCGTCCGGCGAAAACGCCCGGCTGGGCTCGTGCGACGTCATGAACAGGTTCCTGCGCGGGACGCCC
Protein-coding regions in this window:
- a CDS encoding LemA family protein, with protein sequence MFSGITGVLVVVAVVVVAVLGWIAMAFNSLVALRNRYKAAFSQIDVQLKRRYDLIPNLIETAKGYLNHERQTLEAVVQARNSALAASRTAAANPGDPSSMAGLAAAETQLNGVLGRLFAVAEAYPDLKANQNMLALQQELSSTENLIASSRQVFNNTVQQYNTTRESFPSNLVANAMGFAPAQLFELTSEKERETPGVRF